Proteins co-encoded in one Zymomonas mobilis subsp. mobilis ATCC 10988 genomic window:
- a CDS encoding glycosyltransferase family 32 protein: MSIPKVIHVIWVGDESKRPNHFINSWVDQNPDWEVKVWGNDILANHNWYNAKHIKTLLECGRLDGVSDMMRYEILFIEGGFYVDADCYCIRPLEDWLFDSDICLGWEHEQMRPGLIGNNVMAAAPQQEFMAKLIERIHNRESITDGWPCHITGPRLVTEIHQENPQYNYTLWPSHYFTPVHNTGARYTGQGHVFADHVWGTTKGHPQSVCDIIID; this comes from the coding sequence ATTTCTATCCCCAAAGTTATTCATGTCATTTGGGTTGGAGATGAGAGCAAACGTCCTAATCATTTTATCAATAGCTGGGTTGATCAAAATCCTGATTGGGAAGTAAAGGTCTGGGGCAACGACATTCTAGCCAATCATAATTGGTATAATGCCAAACATATAAAAACTCTGTTAGAATGCGGGCGGTTAGACGGGGTTAGCGATATGATGCGCTATGAAATCCTGTTTATTGAAGGTGGTTTTTATGTAGATGCCGACTGCTACTGTATCCGTCCTCTAGAAGATTGGCTGTTTGATAGTGATATCTGTTTAGGTTGGGAACATGAGCAGATGCGTCCCGGACTCATTGGCAATAATGTGATGGCTGCTGCGCCGCAGCAAGAATTTATGGCAAAGCTGATAGAGCGTATTCACAATCGAGAATCTATTACTGATGGTTGGCCATGCCATATCACAGGTCCCAGATTGGTAACAGAAATCCACCAAGAAAATCCGCAATATAACTATACATTGTGGCCAAGCCATTATTTTACGCCTGTCCATAATACAGGTGCGCGCTATACAGGACAGGGGCATGTCTTTGCCGATCACGTCTGGGGAACAACCAAAGGCCATCCACAAAGTGTTTGCGATATTATTATCGACTAA
- the hrpB gene encoding ATP-dependent helicase HrpB, which yields MLKNNALLKELPVSSIFEPLAETLRNRSNAVIIAPPGSGKTTAIAPILLQEDWCQGQIILLSPRRLAAKAAAERIAQIMGEPVGQTVGYLTRMESQRSDKSRILVVTQGIFRHQIQQDPELPNISAVLFDEVHERSLDSDFSLALALDVQSALRPDLRLIAMSATMDGTRFSDLMAEEGAGKASLLESQGRCYPLHYYYEGRRPDLSIEQNMATVIRRALLENDGGILAFLPGIAEIERTAALLENLPSNILLYRLHSSVDFREQHAAIQAVPKGYRKIVLASAIAETSLTLDGIRIVVDSGLTRRARYDRQSGLTRLVTERVSRASAEQRAGRAGRQDVGYVWRLWEEAAQVGLSPYDPPEITEADLSALTLDCALWGVTPNQLRWIDSPPEKAIEEAYKRLENLQATSSDKRPLPHGRDLAAFPMPLPFGHMILKAKAKGWGALAVDVAVLLSERGIGGMDIDIENRLNRFYREKTLRSQKARQLANRWRKQVGLTVSSKRDVIEMGDVGACVALAFPDRVAKRRDAKGEQWISAGGRGFRLDPLSPLAQSEWLAVAEAQGSAQSARILSAATLTTEQINALFSEKIVVEQNVRFNFATKSVETERLQRLGAIILSRGQDDSPDEEAIASALMAAVQQYGLDILPWSDAALALQERWAFVAAHQSEGGAFSDGGLSDDTLLSKVDEWLYPLLLGCRRLDQIKASDLTQALENILGWQGKQQLDQWVPARLITPAGSSHVIDYKADGGPAVEVRPQALFGMKKHPMLLNGRVALVLRLVSPAGRPIQTTQNLTDFWAGSWNMIAKEMRGRYPRHPWPEDPASAEPTLRTQKGRKIS from the coding sequence ATGTTGAAGAATAATGCCCTTCTGAAAGAATTGCCGGTTTCTTCTATTTTTGAGCCATTGGCTGAAACACTCAGAAATCGAAGCAATGCGGTTATCATAGCACCTCCGGGGTCAGGTAAAACAACGGCGATTGCACCGATTTTGTTACAAGAAGATTGGTGCCAAGGGCAGATTATCCTGCTTTCGCCGCGTCGCTTGGCAGCCAAGGCAGCCGCTGAACGCATCGCGCAAATAATGGGGGAACCTGTCGGCCAGACGGTCGGATATCTGACCAGAATGGAATCGCAACGGTCAGATAAAAGCCGCATCTTGGTCGTGACCCAAGGGATATTTCGCCATCAGATTCAACAAGACCCTGAATTACCGAATATCTCGGCAGTTTTATTTGACGAAGTTCACGAAAGAAGCCTTGATAGCGATTTTTCCTTAGCTTTGGCCTTGGATGTGCAATCTGCTTTGCGCCCTGACTTACGATTGATCGCAATGTCGGCAACCATGGACGGGACACGCTTTTCCGATCTCATGGCAGAAGAGGGCGCTGGTAAAGCGTCTCTTCTTGAAAGCCAAGGGCGATGTTATCCCTTACATTATTACTATGAAGGCCGCCGTCCTGATCTTTCAATTGAGCAGAATATGGCGACTGTTATTCGTCGGGCTTTACTCGAAAATGACGGCGGTATTCTCGCTTTTTTACCGGGTATCGCCGAGATAGAACGCACTGCGGCTTTATTGGAAAATCTACCTTCCAATATCCTGCTCTATCGTTTGCATAGTTCAGTTGATTTTCGGGAACAGCATGCGGCTATTCAGGCCGTGCCAAAAGGATATCGCAAAATTGTTCTGGCCAGTGCGATTGCTGAAACCAGCCTAACATTGGATGGTATCCGCATCGTTGTTGATTCCGGTTTGACAAGACGGGCGCGTTACGATCGTCAATCAGGTTTAACGCGATTGGTTACTGAACGCGTCAGTCGGGCATCGGCTGAACAGCGCGCCGGTCGTGCTGGTCGGCAAGATGTCGGTTATGTCTGGCGATTATGGGAAGAAGCTGCCCAAGTCGGTTTGTCACCTTACGATCCTCCTGAAATAACAGAAGCCGATTTGTCGGCTTTGACATTGGATTGTGCTTTATGGGGGGTAACACCAAATCAATTACGTTGGATTGATTCCCCACCGGAAAAAGCGATAGAAGAAGCCTATAAACGCTTGGAAAATTTACAGGCGACTTCTTCCGATAAGCGTCCTTTGCCGCATGGCCGTGATCTGGCAGCTTTCCCAATGCCGTTACCTTTTGGTCATATGATATTGAAGGCAAAGGCAAAGGGCTGGGGGGCTTTGGCCGTTGATGTTGCCGTTTTGCTTTCCGAGCGCGGCATCGGCGGCATGGATATTGACATCGAAAACCGTCTCAATCGTTTTTATCGTGAAAAAACACTCCGATCACAAAAAGCACGTCAACTTGCCAATCGATGGAGAAAACAGGTCGGGTTAACCGTTTCCTCCAAAAGGGACGTGATCGAGATGGGCGATGTCGGGGCTTGCGTGGCTTTGGCTTTTCCTGATCGTGTCGCAAAAAGGCGTGATGCCAAAGGCGAACAATGGATTTCCGCTGGCGGCAGGGGGTTCCGACTAGATCCGTTATCGCCTTTGGCACAAAGTGAATGGTTAGCCGTGGCCGAGGCGCAAGGCTCGGCACAATCGGCACGTATTCTGTCAGCTGCAACTTTAACGACAGAGCAAATCAACGCTCTTTTTTCTGAAAAGATAGTGGTTGAACAAAATGTCCGTTTTAATTTTGCAACCAAATCTGTTGAAACCGAACGCCTACAGCGATTGGGTGCCATTATTCTATCACGGGGACAGGATGATTCCCCTGATGAAGAAGCAATCGCATCGGCTCTGATGGCGGCTGTCCAGCAATATGGTCTTGATATTTTACCGTGGTCGGATGCAGCTTTAGCTTTGCAGGAAAGATGGGCTTTCGTGGCAGCACATCAATCAGAAGGGGGAGCCTTTTCTGATGGCGGCTTAAGTGATGATACCCTTTTGTCTAAAGTCGATGAATGGCTTTATCCTTTGCTGTTGGGATGCCGTCGTTTGGATCAGATAAAGGCGTCTGACCTGACACAGGCCTTAGAAAATATACTGGGATGGCAAGGTAAACAGCAGCTCGATCAATGGGTTCCGGCTAGATTGATTACGCCTGCCGGTAGTAGTCATGTCATTGATTACAAAGCAGACGGTGGGCCCGCGGTTGAAGTCCGTCCGCAGGCTCTATTTGGGATGAAAAAGCATCCAATGCTTTTAAATGGTCGGGTGGCTTTGGTGTTAAGACTGGTTTCTCCTGCCGGTAGGCCTATCCAGACAACCCAAAATTTAACTGATTTTTGGGCGGGTAGTTGGAATATGATTGCGAAAGAAATGCGCGGTCGATATCCACGCCACCCTTGGCCAGAAGACCCCGCCTCAGCAGAACCTACCTTAAGAACACAAAAAGGCCGAAAAATAAGCTAA